A region of Carettochelys insculpta isolate YL-2023 chromosome 9, ASM3395843v1, whole genome shotgun sequence DNA encodes the following proteins:
- the LOC142017441 gene encoding protein zyg-11 homolog B-like isoform X2: protein MAFHELLNDGTVGIFRGNQMRLKQACIRKAKISALAFKKAFCHHKLVELDATGMNADISIADIVSGLGSNKWIQQNLQCLVLDSLRLSLTNPYERCFNRLSGLRALSITNVRFHNEDLMEIASLPRLESLDISNTSVTDITPLLSCKDRLKSLSMHYLKCLTMTTSQVLDVVRELKYLNHLDISDDQQFTSDIPVSLLEQKDILPHLVSLDISGSKYITDEAVEAFVKQRPAMQFVGLLATDAGYSEFLSGEGNLKVSGGANEIQISEALKRYSERSYFVKEAFFRLFTQTCFMRITKPEILKLVIIGMRNHPLDLAVQLTASACSLNLTRQGLAAGMPVRLLSDVIHLLLKAVENFPEQQQLQKNCLLLLSSVRILQDVPFDRFEAAKLVMQWLSNHENQNMQRMAVNISSILALKLSSEQTAQLSAELYIVVGELLEIVEQKTNLNEVDTTFMFTLSALWNLTDESPITCRHFIDNQGVELFMRVLECFPSDSSIQHKVLGLLNNVAEVRELHSSLMWKDFIDCLSELLCSAEIEVSFFSAGIIAHLLSRGKQAWTLSQTQRKSLIGQLHSTILKWPPPKCKMVALVAYRSFSPFYRLLDCFTISGVQLWAVWAIQHVCCKTPARYCSMLIEEGGLQQLYDLKENNQTDPDVLRINNEILDIVETHMMYYGRPKCLKTPQTKSNE from the exons AGCTGCTGAATGATGGAACCGTGGGCATTTTCCGAGGTAACCAAATGCGCTTGAAACAAGCATGCATACGGAAAGCAAAAATATCTGCACTAGCTTTCAAAAAAGCATTCTGCCATCATAAGCTAGTAGAACTTGATGCTACAGGCATGAATGCGGACATTTCTATTGCCGATATTGTCAGCGGTCTTGGTAGCAATAAGTGGATCCAGCAAAATCTTCAGTGCCTTGTACTGGACTCCTTAAGACTTTCCTTGACAAATCCATATGAAAGGTGCTTCAATCGATTGTCTGGTCTTCGTGCTTTGAGCATTACCAATGTTCGCTTTCACAATGAGGACTTAATGGAGATTGCTTCACTGCCAAGGCTAGAAAGTTTAGATATATCCAACACCTCTGTGACTGACATAACACCACTTCTCAGCTGCAAGGATCGGCTAAAGTCTCTCTCTATGCACTATTTGAAGTGTTTGACAATGACTACATCCCAAGTCTTGGATGTCGTAAGAGAACTAAAGTATTTGAATCACCTTGATATTTCAGATGATCAGCAGTTTACATCTGACATACCTGTCTCTCTACTAGAGCAGAAAGACATCCTACCTCACCTTGTGTCTTTGGACATATCTGGTAGTAAATACATTACCGATGAAGCTGTAGAAGCATTTGTGAAACAGCGACCTGCAATGCAGTTTGTGGGACTGCTAGCTACTGATGCTGGCTATTCTGAATTTCTTTCAGGAGAAGGAAACTTGAAG GTATCAGGAGGAGCAAATGAGATTCAGATTTCTGAAGCTCTGAAGCGTTACAGTGAACGGTCATACTTTGTGAAAGAGGCTTTCTTTCGTCTCTTCACCCAAACATGTTTTATGAGAATAACTAAGCCTGAAATCTTAAAG CTTGTGATTATTGGAATGAGAAATCACCCCTTGGACTTGGCAGTTCAGTTAACTGCTAGTGCATGTTCTCTTAACTTAACTAGACAGGGTCTAGCAGCTGGCATGCCTGTTCGTCTGCTGTCCGATGTAATCCATTTACTACTCAAGGCTGTGGAAAACTTTCCAGAACAACAACAG TTGCAGAAGAATTGCCTCCTTCTACTATCTAGTGTCAGGATCCTTCAGGATGTTCCATTTGACAG ATTTGAAGCTGCCAAACTTGTTATGCAGTGGCTGTCTAACCATGAAAATCAAAATATGCAAAGGATGGCAGTGAATATAAGCTCTATTCTAGCATTGAAG CTTTCATCTGAGCAAACAGCTCAGCTTAGCGCAGAGCTCTACATTGTTGTCGGG GAACTTCTAGAAATAGTTGAACAGAAAACAAATCTGAATGAAGTAGATACTACTTTCATGTTTACACTTAGTGCATTGTGGAATCTCACTGATGAATCCCCTATCACATGTAGGCACTTCATTGACAACCAAGGGGTAGAACTCTTCATGAGAGTTTTAGAG tgttttCCATCTGATTCATCTATACAGCATAAAGTTCTTGGCCTTCTG AACAATGTAGCAGAAGTGAGAGAACTTCATTCTAGTCTAATGTGGAAGGACTTCATAGACTGCCTCAGTGAATTGCTGTGTAGTGCTGAGATAGAAGTCAGTTTCTTTTCGGCTGGCATTATTGCTCATTTACTGTCGAGAGGGAAGCAGGCCTGGACACTGAGTCAAACCCAGAGAAAATCTCTGATTGGACAACTG CATTCAACCATTTTGAAGTGGCCACCACCAAAATGTAAGATGGTAGCATTGGTTGCCTACAG GTCCTTCAGTCCTTTTTATCGACTACTTGACTGCTTCACGATATCTGGAGTTCAGCTGTGGGCAGTGTGGGCCATTCAGCATGTCTGTTGCAAAACTC CTGCCAGGTACTGCAGCATGTTAATTGAAGAAGGTGGATTGCAGCAATTATATGACCTCAAAGAAAACAACCAGACAGATCCAGATGTCCTGCGAATCAACAACGAAATACTAGATATTGTAGAGACACACATGATGTACTATGGGAGACCTAAATGTTTAAAGACACCACAGACCAAATCAAATGAATAG